CTCACATGAAGGCTGGTTGTAATTGTAATCATATTGTTTTATCATGTCTGTTGATGGGTCTGAGGGTAGAGGGCTGCAGGGTCCAGAGAGCTTCCTCTCCCGTAAGGCTTGACGCTCCACTGTGAAGCACCACAGACATTCAGATGAAATACCATTCAAACTGCTTCCAAACCTTCTCCCCTCCACAATTTGCCCAAACATCATTCTCCCACCACAAAGACGTTCTCTTGGTCTGATGGTGGACGTTCAGTTTGGCTCGCGATCGTCCCGGGGTGAGACACCTAGACAGAAACACCCAGACAGAAACACCCATACAGAAACACCCAGACAGAAACACCCAGACAGAAACACCCAGACAGAAACACCCATACAGAAACACCCAGACAGAAACACCCAGACGGAAACACCCAGACAGAAACATCCAGACAGAAACAtccagacagaaacacccaAGACAGAAACACCCAGACAGAAACACCCAGACAGAAACACCCAGACAGAAACACCCAGACAGAAACACCCAAGACAGAAACACCCAGACAGAAACACCCAAGACAGAAACATCCCTGGGGTTGAGCTGAGAATGGCATCCTTCTGTAGCTCACATGGAACGATCTGGTTATCGGATTCCTCTGGTGTGTCTCCTGCTGGCTAACTGGCACTCTGTGGTTCTCTAACCAGCTCCAGACACCCTTTTTgtacaatacacacatacattctcacacacatacacacacgcacacatccaatGCACAGGAATTCCTCAAGAACTCATTGCTTCATCATAACACATTATGCAAAACATGTAAGATACTAACAGTGATCCATCATGACACTGAGAAAGTGTGTCCCAGATGAAACTGGGATAAAGTCATCCATACTTTGAGTTTATTTATCCTCTCCTACAGGATCAATGAGGTGTGGAGAGACATGAGCTCAGGTGGATGGTCTAGCAGTTCTCCTGCCAGCACCACTCATCTCACTTTCATCGTACACCCACGCCATCATGTAGAAGGCACTCACATGTAAAGCTTCCATACTGCAGAGGTTCCCGGAGGGTGGGGCCAGCCCCTAAGCAGGGCGCAAGTCCGACCATCGTAGGGAGCACAAGTGAAAAGCTGAAAGGAAAATGTGTGTCTGGTTTTTCTGGTTGACGTGTGTGACATTTCAAAATGTACACAAACATTTGATTTAACCTTGGATGCCTCAGAGGTGACAGTCTGGCTTTCAACTTGAGAACAATATTCACTGACAATATTCACTTTTTAGTACAATTTCTGACCTATCTCTGTGAAACTAGATTTTCCTGTTACCTGTCAGTTCCTGCTTTCAACGTAATTTAACACACCTGACAGTCATAAATAGCTGGCTGCATATAATGTAAACAAAACTGGACTTGTGTTAAGTAAATAAAACCTTTGTAACACAAAGTTCTTTGGAAGTCTTGGATGTTTTGCTACCATAGAAATAAGGCACATTGTTATCTGGACCATGTGTTTTTAAAAGCATCACAACTTCGTTCATCTAAGAATGATGTCTGCAGGTATAGTAGGGCAGTGAGCGGGTCCAGTGTGGACAGGTACACCCGGCTAGGTCTCCTATAGCGGTCCGATTGgccatctttctccctccttctctcaccacTCTTCAGCCCACCCTTCTGACTTCCTACATGGCTGGCTCGCCAGCACACCCaacttcctctccctctatctctctgcgtctctctctttctttgtatatctcctctttcttttcttctctctctcccctactccaaatgtccctctatctctctctccctcactctctctttgatTGCATCAAACTCTCACACTATGCCCACACacgcaagcatacacacacccacacaagcacacacacgcaggcacacacaagcaagccccaacaccacagacacaaacgCAGACACGCTAACATGGGTCACGCAAAAGTGGAAAGTTTGTTGCATGCTGTTATGTTGTAACGGCAATGTTATCGTCATGGTAGGTTGTGCAAGCATAGTTAAGGGTTAACTCCTGATTGTAAAGGTATAAACACCCGCAGGTGTTTCTGCCCAGACCTGACTAATGCTTAGTCACTATTATTCGGTTGGCTGAATCAACATCCTTGCTCAAATGCAACGCTTTTTCTcctttatcctctctctcctctctctgcttatGTAACCAGAACACATTACAATACAGTGCACACAGTCTCCCACAGTTCAGTCTGGGGCCACTGGACTGTGGTTCTGGGCCTGACGCATCCCAACTTACATTTATTTTCTGTTACTTCAGGGATGTCTCTGTGTCAGTGACCAGGGTACCTCCGGCCTGTGTCAGTGACCAGGGTACCTCCGGCCTGTGTCAGTGACCAGGGTACCTCCGGCCTGTGTCAGTGACCAGGGTACCTCCGGCCTGTGTCTGTGACCAGGGTACCTCCGGCCTGTGTCAGTGACCAGGGTACCTCCGGCCTGTGTCAGTGACCAGGGTACTTCCGGCCTGTGTCAGTGACCAGGGTACCTCCGGCCTGTGTCTGTGACCAGGGTACCTCCGGTCTGTGTCAGTGACCAGGGTACTTCCGGCCTGTGTCAGTGACCAGGGTACCTCCGGCCTGTGTCAGTGACCAGGGTACCTCCGGCCTGTGTCAGTGACCAGGGTACCTCCGGCCTGTGTCAGTGACCAGGGTACTTCCGGCCTGTGTCTGTGACCAGGGTACTGTGATCCCTCTTGAGGTTTCTCCCTGACAATGGCTCCCATGACTCCTATACAGGAACAGCCAGGCTGGGCCCAGCCCCAGTCAGCTATATTTGGACTAGACTCCTGCCAGAGGACCATCCAGGCTCTGGGAGAAGACTGGCCCCTCGACACCCCACACCGCTGACTCTGCTGGTGCTGCTCTCCCAAGAACTTACTGCCTGGGGATGCTCTGCAAATACCACGTTTTTCATGTTCTTTTCTTTGGTCTGCACATCTCTCTGCGGTGCTACAAGACTGTTTGTTTTAGACACACAACACTAGAAATACACTTCCCTGACATGTGAGTCAGCCGGggagctctgtctgtctcacgtaCATGAGAACACTGCCCGACTCAGGCATGAGCCATTAAGTATCTCGGGTCCTCAATAATGTGCGGGACGTTTGTGTGAGTCTGCCTGGATGGACAGGTGGTCAGGGGTTCCATTTTGCTAGGCACAAGCAATCAAGCACAGATGAGTACtctgaatcatttcaaatgGTATTCTGTGCCAAGTCTGGTCTGAATAGGCAGACGTGAATCCCAAATCAGGTCAGCTACCAAGTTAGTTGAGTATTGATATCCATCCACATTATAGTACGATGATGGAAATATATCATTAACATGCTATTAGCATTCAGGAAGTGCATTCCAACATCCCACAGATATGGATCTCTCTCAGCTAAATCTGTTTTCCTCCCTCAAGCCAATTGGCTAGTTGATAGTTGAGTAGTTGAACAACAGCTATCCCTGTTGGTTGCAGACTGGACCGCAAAAATGTTCCAACATTACCATCTAGTGGTGTTGATGTATATACCGTGAGGCAATCTATCTTTAATAAATGGTCTGTTTGCCTGCTTATGCATCTATCAATCCAAAATGAACTTATATGAACATGAATATTGGTATAGTATAAAATCCATGATCCATCTACTAATGGATCTACTAATGCAGTGCTAGATAGCTACACTAACTGTCAACCTGCCTGTTTTATCTGACCGGATCTTTTGTATGGTGTAGAGCCCATCGATGATGATGACCCTAGAGTGAACTAGCTTTAATGATGACTAACTTGTATTTTTACATAACCATTCATGTTGATGAAAATCAGTAGAATAATCGCATTGATCTAACATGATTCTGACTCAAAAGTGCTCACAGTTAGTTTATAACACCCAGCCTTCCTCGGACCACACAAGCCAGGAATAAGAACACCACCCGGTAGTCTTTACAAACgtctttgttttttattattcaatAGTGtcacaaccaaccaaccaaaaaAAGGGCTGCCATGCCGTtgcttccacaacctttacaaAAATATAAAATTATCCCCCACCCAGAGATGACCCAGAGGCTCCTAACAAGAGCTGGGGACAGTGATCCCCCGTTGTTTAGTTCAAATCAAAACAGGAAGTATGGTCATGACAGGACGAGCAGGGGTCATGACCTCTCGGCTTTAAACAGTCATCTGGGTGGTTCACTATAAGAAGAGGTCAAATCATATCCTGCTTCAACTTAAAACATACCAAATTATATGAGGAAAGAAGATTATATGTGTCAGAGTTGCAACAAAAACACTATCAAAAGACCAAGTCCCTGTTTGGATTCTCTAGACATGCAACCTCCCATCCTCACAGAAATCACTGACCATATGTGTAACAGATGGGTATAAGGGGTGTAGCGAGACACCATGCTTACGCCCATCGTATTGTGTTCCATCAGACATTAGCATAAGGAAGTGAGGAAGGCTGGATCTTTAGAGAATTGAAACAGGGCTGAACTCGTGTTGTTCCTcagtgagagtgaaagagatggTTGTAGTACAGGGAGTCCTAAGCCTGCAGCCGAGGGAGGAGCTAGCCAACCCTGAGGGGAGGAGCTAGCCAACCCTGAGGGGAGGAGCTAGCCAACCCTGAGGGGAGGAGCTAGCCAACCCTGAGGGGAGGAGCTAGCCAACCCTGAGGGGAGGAGCTACCAGGACAACACCATCTCCTCGGACAAACAGCATGGGGATGTTCCTCTTCGTGGACTGgggaacaaaaacaaacaaacatcaacCACTCCCCTCTTTAAACTCTGTTGGCTGCCTTGTACTACTCTGTATGTGTTAGTGTGACTAAGTGTATACATGTACAGAGTTCTCTCAGTGTTCGTGTGAGTAAGAGTGTGTTTCCATGTggaagtgtgggtgtgttagcCTGACATTGCTAGACCCATCTGCCAGAGCAACTAAACCATGAGCTCGCAGATTGGTCAGTCCCCAGgctatgggtgtgtgtttgtgttaaaatAAAGGGGTGCGCTCTGGTACCTTGTACAACTCCTCATACGTTTCTTCGTCTATCTCCACTGTGGTCACTGTCTCCTCTACGTCTCCGAGTATCATGTTTAAGTGCTGGTCGTAAGCctaaacaacagcaacaacgtTACACACAGTAAgtaggaaaaaacacaccactaaCAACCTATCTGTAGCTTTGCTCTAATACAACCAGGGCTCCCACTGTGTTATGTTTAAGAAATGGGTTTGGTAAGTAGGTGGAGTTGGACCAATTTCAAAGGCTCTGGGGTTGAGGATACAGGTCGTGTGTCGGAGTCTTACGTGGAGTCTGCCCCGTAATTCTCTGTCGTTTCTCATCTTGACGTAGATTCTCTCGTCCAGACTCAGACGGATCAGGTCCAGCGGCTCTTCGACCGTGTTGCTGCTCTGTTGCTGTGAGTTCAAACATACGGCGATGGAGACAGTGGCAAAAGACATGATTACACCGAAAATGAGAATAGGAGTGGGGTTGCAGTAGTGGGGTCAACAGAATGACCGGCTCATGACAAACACCGAGACCTAGCTGACATGAAAAACTATTCTAATCATTGTCAAACGGCTTTAGTATTTCGCAGTGATCTAACTCATCCGGATACATTGTGCTAGCGACCTACGCTGGGTAACCCATCTCAAGTCTCACGTTCAATGAATGCACTGTGAACGCTTCAAGGCTGTTTGGGCTAGTGCTTGCTTCAATTAGCTAGCTACTCGAGAAAATGAAAGACGACAAAAAAGACATGCATCTTTTTTCCATTCAGACAAACATCTACAACTTTCTGTAACTCCTACAATATCTACACAAGCTGTCAGATCCGTTATTACCAACCTGCTCAACTTCGTCCGCCATTTTCATAAAACGACCCAGAATGCATTGCGTGGGAAAATGttgccactgttcatgtgttccGGGCGGGTAGCCtccaccagagccatagaaaaagatttttctatggctctggcctccacctcctgcGTTTAGAAATTAATATGAAATGTTATCTTTTTCATGGAATATTTGGAAAAATAACAACAACGATTAATTTTGTAGaaattaatattaaataaaatCATTTTAAGGTATATTTAGAAAAATAACGACCACGATTGATTTTGTTGAAATTCATATTAAATTGAAACATTTAGCCTTTATTCTGAAAATAACGAtttatttgtttaatttaaaaATAATACAATGTTAAATGACATAATTCGTTTTAATTTTGTTTTAGGCTACAGGTTTCAAATCTctcgcaattttttttttatctcacaTGCATGGCCTATAGATTATATTTCATAGCTACACATTTAATTTTAACAGCATTTTTGGTTATCAAAGATAATCGAGGCCAACATCCACAAATCTAGGCTTAAATATAAACTTTCCCCGGAGAGGACTACCCAAAATCGGGTGGCCGATTAGCAAAGATCAGTGTTTCATGCTATGATTTAGGCTACGTCTAGGCTACTTTAGCAGAgacccattggttaattgatcAGAATGTTGTGCTGCGCGCATTTGTGCGCTTGTTTGCACACGTGACTGGACCGATGGTGCGCGTTTTCTCTCCCTGCGCCCCCGCCACCATGCGCAAGATGAGAATTATCCGGCTGCAGCAGAGACAAGTAGAGCCACAGGACTCCTGCTGACCACAGATCTAATTCACCGATCTCAACTTGTCTTTTTAACTCTTAGTTTATTTTGCTGGTGTGGTGACCGAGGTGAATGTGTTCTCCGGTGGTAGTTCCTGCGGTGCTGACCGCCTGCCTCTGCGGTCTGCTTTTACCGGTGGCTTGCACTCCTCAGCTGAATTACCGACCAATAATCGGTAAGCAAACCTGAACCCAACAGAATGAATGAGTCAAAAGTACATTATGTAATATTgcaagaaaatatatatatattgggcTCAATGCTTCATCATAGGCTATGTCTTGTTCTAGActtttctgtgcgtgtgtgcgtgcatttgtgTCCATGTACACTTGTGTGCGTGCGCCTGAAAGACATCAATGATGAATTTGAATATTTCTTGCGAGGCCTGTCCCCAGTGTTTCTCAAACCCAGATCCGTGCACTGGCAACGGTCCGTAAATGCATACCTGTCGATCCGGAGCAAATAATTGGCTATAACGGCCCATTCTACACAAATTAGTAGAAAGCAGTTTGTATGCTAGTATGAGCCGAAGAGGATAACCTATACAGTAGTTAGCCATGATCAGCACATAACCAACAAGAACCCAGCTATGTAGCTCAAAATCAAAGAGCCTTAATACATATTCCAATGAGTCCATATATTTTGTATACATTGAAGTTAGAGAAGCTGTTTTATGGTATATGCCATCTGTGTATATACCATACCAACCACCATTCACTCAGTCTTCaattggttaaactcactcctcggTATACGTAGGGCTCCCCACGTCTGTCTGCACAGCCAGCTGACCTGTTTCTGGGATCACATTGAGGGGGGAAGCCACGCTGATCAGTGAAGCAATGACACCTGTGGCATGTATTAACCTGTCAGTGTTGTCCAGGTGTGCTGGCCCAGGAGAACATCGTGGAAGACATCCACGCCCTGGGCTCCTCCTACATCGCTGCCTCCTATGTGAAGTacctggagggggcgggggcccGCGTGGTGCCCATCAGGTGACCTGCGCACCCCAgctcactggacacacacatactggaaaCATGTGTCATGCAGCTAACTCTATGCTCTATGTGGTTCTAGAGTTTAAATGATCTGCACTGAACAGTGGTAAAGAAATGTACTTCTACAGACATCAAAACAGGAACTCTTCTAGACAGGTTCCTGTTTTGTCTGTAGACATTTCTTTACCTTGTTATTACTACATAATGGGCTCAGAGACACTCAATGCTGTGGTAAGctggtgatgaagaaagtgtttgtccgtctcttcataaacggagtgactaagttcagttgagttctggattttaatacgtatttatcaatctgcagattgggagagaagtctcagtcttctgaccataaatgacaacacaacaccaaccttaggtctcaaccaggtctctccccgctccgaaagccggaggaccatcttttatagggcacaagaatgtaaacatagattgtgacagtcaggcaggaatgacgttacaacagtctcagagaaaaagattcactgctcccaacacataacaactctcacactagagagttcatagttggagctctccttgtagtcatgacaaggaccgtttagccagtactttctcctgaccccgaacatctgttaacctgacacatagacacaatatactgttattaatagcaagcttacatgataaacgtactaactagtatccaatgactagttctattgattagtgattaatgtaagcacacaggaaatcccaatttcttccacactggcGACAAGGATGGAATATGTATGTTACCTGATGCTACCATGCCACtttctgtgtgtactgtgtgcttACATTCTCCGAGAGGAGCTCCGAAACCTCCACGCTTCACCCTATGCTTTGTAACTTACTCTACAACCTCTGTTCACTAGCCTACACACCAAGGTCTCAACACTGATGGGGAGTGGGGACAGAAAAGCATATGCTATCATGACACCTGTCCTGACGCAACTTATCGGTGGGGA
The window above is part of the Osmerus mordax isolate fOsmMor3 chromosome 1, fOsmMor3.pri, whole genome shotgun sequence genome. Proteins encoded here:
- the lsm3 gene encoding snRNA-associated Sm-like protein LSm3 isoform X1, which translates into the protein MKMADEVEQQQSSNTVEEPLDLIRLSLDERIYVKMRNDRELRGRLHAYDQHLNMILGDVEETVTTVEIDEETYEELYKSTKRNIPMLFVRGDGVVLVAPPLRVG
- the lsm3 gene encoding snRNA-associated Sm-like protein LSm3 isoform X2, whose translation is MKMADEVEQQQSSNTVEEPLDLIRLSLDERIYVKMRNDRELRGRLHAYDQHLNMILGDVEETVTTVEIDEETYEELYKSTKRNIPMLFVRGDGVGWLAPPLRVG